Below is a genomic region from Tursiops truncatus isolate mTurTru1 chromosome 4, mTurTru1.mat.Y, whole genome shotgun sequence.
attgtcttttctAATACACTATTTGCTACAAACCaaagaatatgtatgtaatatatgtaagTGTCgaagaataataattatataatgaaCACCTGTGAACCCACTCACTACCTAACCCAAGGAGTAGAACATAACCAACAACACTTATATGCCTGTAAGTTCTTCACCTATCCAAccactgttttcttccaggagtaaCATTATattgaattttgtgtttatcatttctgtttttctttttccatagttTTATCTCTTATGTATAATGccttaacaatatattttttagttttgctagttttgagttttataaaaattatattatgctCAGTGTGTTCCTCtgggactttctttttttcactcaaaattatttcttaaaaacatcCATTTTATGTACAACTATATTCTATCTATTTTTACTGCCATaagatattccattgtgtgaatataccacaaatTATTTACCATTCCCCTACCAATGGACATTTGAAAGGATTCCAATTTTCTCACTATTACAATTACTACAGTTGTTATTCTTATATGTGTGTCCTTGTATATATGTAAGAGTTTCTCCAGTAGtgaatttttatatgaatttggGTGTTTAAATTTACAGTATAatgcaatatttcaaaatttgttgGACCAATTAAGAGAGACCTACCACCATTGATCCACATTCCCTTCAACTCTTGTATTATTAGACTTCTTAAATGTTGCCAATCTAGAGAATATGATTGGGtctaaatttgcatttttattaattttattaataatcttttattattaaGGTTATTACTaaggttgagcatattttcatacttttaatGACTTTGCATCATTTATCTTTTGTGAAATGACTTTGCATGActtttgcttatatttctattgagttgtgttttttaattgatttattggGGTTTCTTTTAGATTCTGGATATTAAATCTTTGTTTATTATATACTATGTGGTGGTTATCTCCTCCCCATTATAGATTgtctttctttgttcctattaTGTCTTTGATGAACAGAAATTCTTCAGTTTAATGTAGTtgtatatatccttttttaaaaatatggtttgctttttgtgtcttatttaataataaaaaaatcctgTAATTCATGGTAAATAATTCATTCTCCTATTtttttattctacattttttaagttttggttttCATATTCAAGTTTTTAACCCAAATggaattgacttttgtatatggtaGGAGTTAGAGATTATTTTTCCCCCACATGGATACCCAATTTCCCCACAACATATATTGAAGCATCCCTCATAACTCCACTGATCTGCAATACTGTCATGTCTTATATCACGGTTTTACATATGCTCGAGCTATTTTGAACTGTTCATCCCACTGTTCCCATCTCACTGTTAAGTTAGTTTTTCCTTCCACTGGGGATTTCTGAGAAAGTTTTGATTTTCTGATACATGTGCTATTACTTTctacctttctctttcttcctctttttcttcttcatctttgtatGTTGAATAAGGCAATGAGGGTGAAGGAAGAGTAGCAGTCTTGAAGCCATAAAGTAGCTATGAGAATGGAAGCCACATACTAAGAATGATAAAGTATGAAGATAGAATATACCTGGTTATTTGGCTGTATTACAGATTCTTCATGTCATATTTGGATTACCTACCTCTGGATGACTTGttatatgaaacaaacaaaactctatgTGGTTAATTCTCTGTACTTTTATGTGAAATTCAGGAGGTGCGTTATTTACGTTTCTCTTCAGATAAGAATCTGCCATAGTGGGGACAGTTTGCCAACGGCTTTCAGCTGCACTGCCATTGGGATCTGCTGCAGCCTTCCAGCTGAAGCCACACTTTTGCTGGACAGCTCCCAGATAATGACTAAGTGCAGCAGGGGTGCTAGAGCCTGTCCATCTCTGCCCAGTGCAGGACTCTTCTATGGACGTCCTTTAAACCACAGCTCCCCATGGACTGGCCCCAAGACTTTCTCAGAGCTGCACATCAGGTTGAGGCTTTTCCTGCAGAAttatcctcccttccttctctcctttcacaAGTGTTAGACCAGGTTGTGTTGACtaactatggcccatgggccaaatttggatcacatccttttttttttttttttttgtatgctcTGTAAGCAAAGAATAGTTTTTGCATTTTAGAcagttgtaaaacaaaaaaaagcaaagaagaatacGTAACAGAGACTATATGTATcccataaagcctaaaatatttactatctggccctttacagaaagtttgccaacccctgtaaAGGCTTTCCTGTCTATTCCTGCTTTCTTTACCCTTGCTCTTCCACAGGAATTAGCATTCCACCTCTTGCAGTTCTAACCCTGTCTTGACATTCTGCTTCCCAGAATACTTAAACTGAGACATTTGGTCTCTGCTActacattaaattattaaaatgtaatcattAAAAAGTAGATTAGTAAAGGGCAGAATCAGGACCAAAATCCAGGGCAGGCCTATGACTCTAACACACCAGACTTCTTTAAGGATAGTTTTGAGAACACTAGAATGAAAAATTtggaagataataaaatattcaataatggGTAAAATAGATTTGGTTTCTACTTTTATTGCCTTTTTAACCTAGTGATTATAGGTATCAACTTAAATGTCCAAAGACTGGGACGTATTTTCAACTTGGTAAGTCATATGAAACAAATGTTtgacttctctcttcttttgaaGACACTTTCTTCCCTCTAGATTTCCACACTCCTGCCTTTTCCCACTGTCTACTGGTCATCTCTACTTGGATGTGCAATAAGTATCTTaaacttaacatgtccaaaataaAACTTCTGATTTTCTCTTCATACCTACTCTCCTGTAGTCTTCCCGCTCTGGTTTTTGGCAGCTCCATCCTATCAATTGTTTGGGCCAAAAATCTTGGGGTCATCTTTGACTCTTATTTTAACATGACATCTCACATCCAGTCAATCAGCAAAACTGGCTGGCTCTATTTTAGAATGTTATCCAGATTATAACCACTTCTTACTACCCACTGCTATCACCAAGCCACCTCTTGCCAGAATTATTGGTAATATCCTTCTGTCTGAACTCACTGCTTTTCTCCTTGCCCTCCTatagtctattctcaacacaaaagaaaaaaatacatcttaattTAGATCTTGTGCCTTCTGTGCTTAAAACCTAACACTGTTTGTTCCCTTTACTTAATAGTAGATGAAGTCCTTACAATGGTCCACCATGCCCTATACGATTTAGATTCCCCTTCTCTTCAAGACTTCATCTCTTATTACTCTCTTCTAGCTTAAAGCATTCCAACTACACTGGCCTCCTTACTCTTTTTATTCCACTTTTGAGCATTTAAACCTGCTGTTTTTTAGGAATGTTCTTTCCCCTAGATAATTGATTTGCTTCTTATTCTCCTTGATATTGTTTCTTAAACATCACCTTTTCATTGAGGACTTCCATgaccttattattttaaattgttaccCTCTTCCAACCTTCCCAGTCTTGCCTACTTTAGTTTTTATCTATATGGTTTATCACCatctaatatactatatatttagCATGTTTATTTTACTGTCTATGTTCCCATATAGAATGTAAGTTCTAGGAGCGAAgggttttttgtctgttttattcacggTGGCTACGTTACACAAATCCAGGTCCACCATTTCCTTTGTGGCAGAAAATACTTGGCAAATATTAGcttcttaaaaatattactaaatgaatgaatgaatgtttatgAACTCTGCATGGTAACAGTATATTACTATACACttgaatggaaaacaaaaagaaatcaaaattatttttactatgtgatactatgaaaaaaaattaaaaaataacaacagggcttccctggtggtgcagtggttgagagtccgcctgccgatgcaggggacacgggttcgtgccccggtccgggaagatcccacatgccgcggagaggctgggcccatgagccatggccactgagcctgggcgtccggagcccgtgctctgcaactggagaggccacaacagtgagaggcccgcataccgcaaaaacaaaaacaaaaacccaccaaCAAACTCCAAAGCTTATCTTTGGGAAAGAAAAGGCTGCTAGAAAAGATCACATCAAATTATTAATAGTTTTGCTTTTGAATAATATGGCTGTtacaatctttaaaataattatttctacttttctatatttttctgcttcattattaatacattttaattttattatcaggaaaaataaatattgtgttaaaaaataattttcaaaaatagattcttttttccttgctgtattagaggtcatttttctttcatgtattccACTCCCATCTCCAAGGAAATATTCTCTGCTACCCCTGACCCTTGTTTCAGATGTCTGCTTACTTCAGGTCTCTCATAGGCTGTTGGACTTTTTATAGTTAGGCAGCAGCAATAGACACCTGGGGAAAGCACAACGTTAATGGAAATAGGAAACTTACTGGACAAAactgattaaaaggaaaaaagcccCTTTGGGAGAAGAAAGTGCTCTGGTCCAGGTCATCTCAGCTAAGAAATACTTGTCCAGTTTTCAAACTTTATCTTTCCCCAACTggttagagtgtgtgtgtgtgtgtgtgtgtgtgtgtgtgtgtgtgtgtgtgtttactttttctttttgggggaaCAGAGAATAAAAGCAATAAATCATGGAAattattacataaataaaatcaaatcacagAAAtgttattcaattaaaaataaatgtagcaAGATTATACTTTGGCTAAGGACTTTCCTGAAATTATCatataacaaaggaaaataacTCAGTGATTATAATACGATAAACACTTATACTCTTGAGCTAATATTATTTGTTAAACAGAAAGCTGTTCTTTAAACGAGAATTTGCTTTGTATTAATGACTATTGGTggtgacttaaaaaataatagaaaatgacaAGAAAGAAGGTTATTTGCCAAAGAAATATGATAACAGCTTCTGAAGACCATCTCCGTTtaactccttccctcctctcaccaaaacaaacaaacaaaaaaacccctaaaaccAGAAAATAGAACCATAATGTTAGAGAAAGGGTAGGAGACGTCAGAAATCTTATACCTGAGCCACactcaaaaggaaggaaaaaaacccattaCCAGATTTTCCTAGTATTAACAACAGGCTTTAAAAGGTTGGAATGTGGGAATGGTATGGAGTTTTCCCTGGACCTGGGCACGGATGCACATAGAAAGTACTAATTGATGAGTAGGAGAAATGACATGGTTTGCAGGACAATGGCATCTATAAGGAGGAGCTCACACAGAGGGGGTGTCTACTTCGTATGACTGACAATCCAGGTTTTCTCTTAAGAGTACTTGTCAGGAGCACTTAGGAATTGTATTACCTCTCAAACTTCATGGGCCTGGACCCCTCCTCAGAAATTTAAATTCTGTAGAAAGAGTGGGGATTCTGATGCATCTGCTTAATTTAAAGGGACTGAGAATAATCTTAGTCTCTCACCCTTAAGGCTAATGTCCACATAGAGCTCCACATAGAGCTGCAATCCTTTGTTTACAAGCCTGTCTCTTTAATATGTAAATTGCTTACAGAGAGGTTACAACTAAGGCTTTAtcaattattgatattttcagaTAATAGGTGAATGAGTTTCATCACTTGCTTTCCTAAGAAGTagttttggtaatagccattacAAAAACAATAATGGATTTCTGGCTGTCCTTCTCTCTTCCAACTTGTGAGAAACACAACTGCCTTAAGCTTTCACGATGATTAACAGTTGGTGATTTTATCCCTTAGTCATTTATTGTAGCATGTCCCCTTTCTATGCATGGGGAAAATGAAGTAACGTCTCCTGACGTTCTCTTGTATCACCACCCTTGACGAGGAAAAGCATAGCTGGAGAGAAATAGGGCATTCCAGTGGGTGGAGCCACTCAAAAAGTTGACAGGTGGTGGTGCAGAGGCACCATAGCTCTTTTCTAGTAACACATGGTGAGTCAGATCCTATCCCGAGCCATCTCTTCTTCCAAGCATGGCAATCttgaaataaatgattaaaaaaaaaacaacaaaaaaaccaagggtttatttttatattaaaaaaaacacaatttattgaaaaagaGTAACACTTTATACAAGTTCCCATTACAAAACTCTAAAATACCTATTTGTCTGTTTCCAGGTATGGTAGCAGAgtacaaaaatatcaaaattggATAAATTTCGGTGTAACCATTCTGTTGGCCATTTTGGACTATAGATTTCAGAGTTTAGCAACTAGTAACCACATGTATTTATACTTGCCCATCATTAGGATCTATGTAGGTAGCAGAAGTTCTTTGAATTATACATTCTAGGAGCACAGACTTTCAGGTTTGGAAGACACACTAAAATTTACTAGGTTCAAATCATAGGATGCAGTCCTTTGGATAATTTCCCCTATATGGTTTCACTATGAGTTACATTCCCAAACTACCTATCCTAGCAGTGTTAGCTGCCAGCTAATAGCAATACCTCTGATAACATCGCATAACAGATATCCACCTTGTATACCCTCGCAAGttactaaaagtaaaaaaatcttccattctTTGGTTTGCCAACATGTACACTTCTGTTTCACCCATTACATCTGCAAACTTGTCCTAGGTCAAGTCCGCATTCCTGAAAGGAGAAAAGCTTAGCCACAAAACGCATCAGGCCATAGTGACTGAAGAAAACTAAGACTGCCCCAGAATCCTTTTCACTTAGTAATCTGAAATTCACTTTAGTGTCTCATCACTCGAGAGGTTGGTTAAAGCAAGAAACCTATTGCTTACAGTTTGTCTCTTTTCAGTCATTTGAAAAGTAATCCAAAACCTATGCACTTAAATTCCTTAATTCTTTCCCTTAGTATAATACTTTTTACCTCACAAAATCACACTTACATGTATCCCATCTCACTGGATCCCCACAACAGCCCTGAGAGGTAGGCAGGTCAGGAAGTACAATCCTCTTTTTATAAGTGAAGCAGTAAATCTAGGGCAACCAAGTGCCCTGCCCAAACTCACACTGTAATTGAGAGCACCAAGACTCACATCAGGTCTCCAGACACCAAAGTCAACACCCTTCCCATTACATCATTTTGCTCGAGTGAAGGAGCATTTTCCACAGACTGGAAAACTAAGGGCAATTGTTAAAACGGAACAGAGCACCAACAGCATGGTGGCCACTGCTGAAAGGAAGGAAACGGGCCTGTGGAGAAAGGAAGGTGCCGAACGATGGGATGCCTGCGTGTAGGTTTGGTTCAATGACTTCTTAACAGACAATTTAGCAAACAGAGACACTACTTAGGCATATTTCATGTTCAAAGAATGAGCATAATATCAACTAATTAATACTTACACCGCTCTAGCAGCTGGTTAAGTATCATTATCTcaatttcacagatgggaaaagaggagaaagattaAGTGACCTGCTTACAGCTACAGAGAGAATATTTGTCATCAGGCTGTCACTACAGAAAGTCTAGCACTTCATTCAGACAAAAAGGTCATCCCTCTCTGGGACGAGGTAAACTATACGAGAAAACAATACAGTTTGAGGAAGGGGACAAGAAAAAGGTAGTTTGGGAGGATATACAACTGTGAATAAGTAGGTCAAAAAATTCAATCAATAGAACTGTGTCACAACACTTGGGAAAGAAGCACACAGCTCCTCAATGggacaaatattttcaaagcaaaCAAGTGTGTTACAGGTCAGAGTACAGGGAGCATATGGGAAGGTCAACAGGAATATACCATCTGGTCACACAGAAAGATCTGCTCCCAAAACTCTGATCTGTAAGAGATTCTTACCGACTTTAGGAATTACACTGTAGGCATATAAACGTGTTATCAGAATCGAGAGTTAAGCCCAATCTCACAAAAAACAAAGTCATGAAGGATGACTGAATGGTAACAGAGCAAGCGCTATAAgatcatagtaaaaaaaaaaaagtatgatacaaacatatgaaaagggcACATGTGAAGAGCTGAAATAATTCATACTTGGTAAAGTAGGTCAGGTCTTCTGTGAAAGACATTAAAAGCTGATGAAGGAGGGTAAATGATATTTGacctattatatatgtatacataaagaaagaagagaagaataccaaataaactacttatttaatcaatataaatatatttttctttttttagatatattttaagaATGCTGGTACCAACATAATGAGGTTTTACTACCTAACTTTTTTATAGAAAAACatgtacatatctatatatatttaaggaatGCCCTCTCCCCACATTTGAGATGATGACTCAGTGGGAAGCAGTAATACAAATAGAAAAGGCTTCCCTCTTATATTgaggaaaggagataaaataagacTATGTCATTTTTAGCAATGggtatttaacaaaatatgttctTTTGATAATACCACAGTTCAGACTACAATAGTCAAAATCTAAGACCTTAACGCCAATACAGTATTTCAATGTTCATTTTCTGATTGTTCCAACAGGGTTGTCTCCTTTGGCTTCTGTGTCACACGTAGTCTTTCCCACTGGAAGGTGCAGGTTTTGGATAGGGCCTTGGTGTTGGGTACGATGTTGCTTTCTGGGGACAGGAGCAGCAAAGTAGGGCACCTCCCAGAAGGCAGAGGGAAGCAGCAGCCCAGCCAGTGAAGAGAGCCTGACCAAATTCATACCTAAAAAGAAGAGACAATGTATTTCCTTAATCAGTGAATCACTGGAAACTTCTCTAATATaattaaagaatgaaatcaaTATCACACTCATTATattttttctgctgaaaaaaaatcCCCCATGATCCCTTTAAGTTCTGCGAAGTACTTTAAGGTTTGTGGACACACACACGAGCATGTTCACATTGCAGCTGTTGACAATTTGCAACAGTAGATCAGGCAATGTGGCATGCAACGCCAGGTTAATTATACAAATAGTTCCAAAGACTTTTTCATGTGTAGGAGACTTGTAAAGCATGTTTATATATACCTGGGAAGTCAGGTTTGGACAATGGTTCCTAGGCTAAAACTTAACAAGTCATGCTATCACCAAGTAGCAACCAAATTCTACAAAGAAACTGCTAGAGGGTGTTGGAGACAGAGTTTTCAATAGTCAATCACTGATAAGCACTGAAATCTGAAATTTATGGTTTTGTGAAAAAGACTTCTAATCAGCTCATAGATCATTCTAGGTTAAGTTGATCCAGGTGGATGTATGAAGCCATACTTCTGGGGAGAAGATCTGTGACTGATGGTGGACAATAAGGAGAGAGAAGGGCTGGATCTAGAGTTATAAggcctgagtttgaattctgaTGCAAACTCTCAACTGCTAAACTGTGGGCCAGTAACTCCTCTTCTCAACCTCAGCTGCTGCTTCTCTTAAAGCAGGATGATTCCATCTGCCTCACTGGACTGCTTTCAGAATCATGTGAGACAATGTAAATAAGCGTACGGTGCCTAGTAATTTATCAAGTGCTTTCATATCCATTACTGGTAAAATTTTAGCCTACTGACCTCCAGCAGATTCTGTCCTTACAGTGTAGATCTTATGGGATGGGTCCCAACACAATCACTGCAGTATGTGTTCTCCTCTACGTGGGTGATTTTATACAAAGAAGCATACCTTATCTCTCCACCACTGGGATTTTTCATCCATTCGTCTTAGCGCTCAACAAACAATAATTACATCTTAACATTCTGACTCAGAATATAGTTATTTGGCTTTAAAGATGTGAACACAGTGAGACAAAGAGCCGTGTCTCTGATCAAAGGGTGTCATTACGTGAGAGCcaagagtcagccctttaacttCCACAACTTGCAATATTAAGAAGGATGACCtttctaaagttatttttatggTTGTGATGGAACACAATATTTCAAAGtgctaacttttctttttcataaataaattgttttttcatAAACAGGATTAAACCATTAGAAATGACATTATTTGTTAACCTCTACAGCAGTACTATTTTTGCAATCAGTCATAAATTGTGTTTAGTTACAAATAATCACAAGTGTTAAAAGTTTCAGAAtacacttcaaaaataaaatttcaaacacGTTGGTATCTTTATtcatcttaaaaacattttttaaatatgaaaaaaggtCCAGCATACACTTGGAAAGTATACAGCTTAGAACTTTTCTACTTCGAAGTTCATTTTGTTATCAATACAGGCTGTTAAAGCAATGATCAGACTATTTTTAACATGAGGCACAGGccattcaaattattttcaagtttgaCAGAAGTTCCATAAAATTCTGGATAGCAAATCTGGGAAGCTACGGCACAAGCTGGACTTTGCAGAACACTAAAAGGGTATTTTCTCGGAGAACAAACTATTTTAGGAGTGAACAGCATTACCTGGCATTGACCGGGGTCATGGGGTCATAGAATTCTTGAACAATTCTATTGCCATACCATGCTGTGGCAACTAAAACAGCCAGACCTacagaaattcaaaacaaaagacTGTTAATCACTATGGAACACTGAGCATAAATATACGGCTCATTAAATTTACAAGTATTTTACAAGAATTAAATCTCATCAATAGTGctgacatttttaatttaatccattttaattcaGACGACTTTAATTTAGGGAGATTAGAGGTTCAGACATGATTTATTCTAAGTATTCTCTTAAGACAGATGAAAATATTAGGTGGGAGTTAGGCATAGTTTATAATGTTCATGTCATTTTATTCACTTAGAGTTGAAGGTCACCGGCACAAACAACATTCTGTTGGAAATATTCAGCAGGTTCATGTCATTTAAGATCTCTTTCAAATATATTGTTATACATCACTGTGTTAGACTACTTTTGGTAAAACCAAAGTCCTTATTAGTAAAGCTAGTCACTTACAATACAAAAGGGAAGATGAAAACCCTTCTACATTCTCCTTGACCAAAACTCAAAattcacatttctttattttttttttttttttttttgcggtacacgggcctctcactgtcgtggtctctcctgttgcggagtacaggctccggacgcgcaggctcagtggccatggctcacgggcccagccactccgcggcaggtgggatcttcccagaccaccggggcacgaacccgtgtcccctgcatcggcaggcggactctcaaccactgcgccaccagggaagccctaaaattcacatttctgaagaatcaaaatgaaagtaaatagcTAGATAGCAGGAACGAGTAGGACCTGTCTCAGAGTGCACTAGATCACCTGAACTCCTACAGCCTCACTGGCCAGCTGTGCCAGGTCTTGCCATGAGATTCGCTGTAGTGCCACATCAGATCAATATGTGCTGAACACTCACTTTCTCATGCCTTTCACATTTCAGTAAGGCCAGAGAAACTACTTAGTCAAAATAACCCACTCTACCATTCATAAGAAGTATacaacaccttgatttttcttatccaaagaaattaaataacttcttTTTATAGCCATTCTAAAAATTCATCAATTTAGACTGATTAAATATTTCTATGCTACCCCCTCTGCTCCCTTCCTCCTACAAAAAAAGTGGTCCAACATAATTGCCTCTAATACTTGAGAGAAAACACCATTGCTTTGGCTGCTCAAGCAGACCGTGCAAGTGCTGTAGAACTTGCACGCCTCACGCCCTAGGAAGTCCCTGAGACCGGGGAAGTGATGTACCGGAGTTACAAGAAGGCAAGCGGAGGAAGGGTCCTACACAGTAAGTGCATTCACAGCCTGTGATGTAAAATCAAACTGTTGGGAATAAAATGCTATCTAGGATTAATTTGAATAAACTTTAACCAAACCTTTAGCAAAGCCGCAGGCACTCTTCCTTCATTATTGATGAAATCCACATACTtttgttaaagagaaaatgaaaaaaaagtctaattcTAGTGTTTCCTAGTGGTAGATTATATCACTGGTGTTGTTACTAGTATATATAATAGtctattgttttatatataaacacaatcTTATTTAATATAAACCTTATTATAAGGCTTTACAAGTGACCTGTCCATGTCTTCTTCTggctttcattttctcaaagGTCACATATCAACACTTGAATAAAGCAATACATACACATTCATTTTCTATGGAAAATGTAATCTCACTCTTTTGTCAAGGTTTTTTTCCAAGGcctttctctattgttttctttcttaactcATTTACTCTTATTCCTTACCATTCCAACATTTCGCCTCCATTCCAACTGACCTTTCTCTTCACTGATCTGTGGGTACCACCTGTTTATTCTGGAGTCAGATCTGCCCACGTGGAATGATGCCCTCATTTTCCTCCAATAATCCCAGTCTCATTCATTCCTCACACACCCGTATGATTGACACATTCTTTATGTTCTCTCTCACCATTCCCCATCTTTCCCACATAGCATCGGAAGAGACACTACAGAAATTTTCTGAATTACACAGAATTGTTCCTCAGTGTTTGCTAGATAGAAAAATCTCTCTTCACCTGGGGAGAATGTTTCTACCAACCAGTTGGCCCCTGAAACCTCAAGGAATAGACCTGTCCACTGTGAATACAGATTTTCATTCGGTTCCTATTTGAGAATGTGAAACTCAAATGGACTTAAGGTTCCTATGTCTTCAGATTTTAAAGGAAGTGAATTCAATCGATTCAAGTGCCACAAATCCACCATAATCTCAGGAAAGCAAAAACTATACCTTAACCCATGTCAGAGAGAGTTTAATAAGGTCTAAGGGGGACAGGGCCTCTCTTACCTGAAATAAGAAAGATCACGCCCCCAATGACAGCCATCCGCATCTTCTGTGCCTCGTTGTCTTCCAGGCACTTCATACACTTCATGCCGATAGTGGCCACAAAGATGGCTACTAGTCCCAGCAGGATGCCAATCACCATCAAGGCACGGGTTGCTTGCAGAGTGCCTGACAGAAAACATTTTAGAACATGTAAAAATCACGCCTAGACCAACAAGAGAAGAGTGGTAGAAGACCAAGTATATTTCAATGTTGTATGGAAGAGAGAAAATCTAACCAGGAGTCAGGAGACTCTGCTTCTAGGGATGTTTCTGCAGGTAACCAACACAGTTTCttctccagaaaaacaaatacctggCTGAATGATGAATAAGAATTCCTCCAGCTCTAACAGTTTATGTTTTCAACATTAAACTCAAAATcctctgaaaaaataattaatgatttGGTTGAATAGGTTTAGCTgaactaatacatttttaatccTTACTAATGgagtttttaattctgaaataacAATCATATGTGTTATCCTTAATGTTAaagcatttataattaaaatggtttACAATATATCTTGGTAATAGTCAATAGCTTTATACTCCACTCATCAAGCTGCAGAAAATCTGGGTGGGTGAACTTGGAAGACAACTAGTGAATTTCTCATAGATTATCATGGCTGGATAAGCAACACTTGTATCTCCAGTGATGCGGGTGGGGTGGGAGATATGAACACCATTTTTTTAGAACAAAACATAATAGCCTTTGAGATGTTATTTTGGAACATAGCAGGTTTATATTCGGAGATATCAccagtttttaaaactatttaaactgCTATATTGTAAAATAGCAGATAATTCAATGTAGTATTTCTCAGGATTCCactaattttctaatttcctgtt
It encodes:
- the CLDN1 gene encoding claudin-1, which translates into the protein MANAGLQLLGFILAFLGWIGSIVSTALPQWRIYSYAGDNIVTAQAIYEGLWMSCVSQSTGQIQCKIFDSLLNLNSTLQATRALMVIGILLGLVAIFVATIGMKCMKCLEDNEAQKMRMAVIGGVIFLISGLAVLVATAWYGNRIVQEFYDPMTPVNARYEFGQALFTGWAAASLCLLGGALLCCSCPQKATSYPTPRPYPKPAPSSGKDYV